One window from the genome of Nicotiana sylvestris chromosome 9, ASM39365v2, whole genome shotgun sequence encodes:
- the LOC104244115 gene encoding agamous-like MADS-box protein AGL29: MARMTSQMKSKSEKKILKDKRAEKIALSHKQNALSKRAMDLSTLCGIDIAIIIFSIAAEPFFFGNPNVESVIERFSQAKQPFNHMSSRKTTHEKTGGGKENDTMKKEERKAINEEEKGESTLESFEPTTLVRLEKLKQEIDQLEKDLAEKIDELQSKIGVKDPKFVLEMNATKCSIIYNK; encoded by the coding sequence ATGGCAAGAATGACATCTCAAATGAAAAGCAAATCCGAGAAAAAAATTCTCAAAGATAAGCGTGCTGAGAAGATAGCACTTTCCCATAAGCAAAATGCTCTTAGTAAAAGAGCGATGGATCTTTCCACCTTATGTGGAATTGATATAGCAATTATAATTTTTTCAATTGCTGCTGAACCGTTTTTCTTTGGTAATCCAAATGTAGAATCGGTCATCGAGCGATTTTCGCAAGCAAAACAACCATTTAACCACATGTCAAGCCGTAAGACGACACATGAAAAGACTGGAGGTGGGAAAGAAAATGATACAATGAAAAAGGAGGAAAGGAAGGCAATAAATGAGGAAGAAAAAGGAGAATCTACATTGGAAAGTTTCGAGCCAACTACTTTGGTAAGACTTGAGAAACTGAAACAAGAGATTGACCAACTTGAAAAAGATTTGGCTGAAAAAATTGATGAGTTACAATCAAAAATAGGTGTAAAAGATCCAAAATTTGTACTCGAAATGAATGCAACAAAATGTTCAatcatatataataaataa